A genomic stretch from Cyprinus carpio isolate SPL01 chromosome A12, ASM1834038v1, whole genome shotgun sequence includes:
- the zranb1a gene encoding LOW QUALITY PROTEIN: ubiquitin thioesterase ZRANB1 (The sequence of the model RefSeq protein was modified relative to this genomic sequence to represent the inferred CDS: substituted 1 base at 1 genomic stop codon), with the protein MTELCVKWSCEYCTYENWPSAVKCTMCRAQRPSATIITEEPFLSGAGHQWDPVGNDSLLICPDSSARPRVRPAESSEHSGKWSCQVCTFLNWPRAIRCTQCRSVRQRLCSPTETPQTSRTRRGPAAGPPVDPCEEYNDRNRLNTRTQCWTCSACSYENCPKSSRCMVCDHPRPNDAFQPREPDEPSSLINERGPRPXARGVCSGAQRHSSASSKREAELQIELAAGAQSGKEEIEVDFKKLKQIKNRMRRTDWLFLNACAGVVEGDLSAVEAYKSSGGDIARQLTSDEVRLLNRPSAFDSGFTLVHLAIRFQRQDMLAILLTEVSQQAVKCIPAMVCPELTEQIRREISATLHQRKGDFNCYFLTDLVTFTLPADIEDLPAAVQEKLFDEILDRDVQKELEEESAVINWSLELGTRLDSRLYALWNRTAGDCLLDSVLQATWGIYDKDSVLRKALHDSLHDCSHWFYSRWKEWESWYSQSFGLHFSLREEQWQEDWAFILSLASQPGASLEQTHIFVLAHILRRPIIVYGVKYYKSFRGETLGYTRFQGVYLPLLWEQSFCWKSPIALGYTRGHFSALVGMETDGYDNRGAGANLNTDDDITVTFLPLVDSERKLLQIHFLSAQEMGSEEQQERLLRDWLDCCVTDGGMLAAMQKSSRRRHHPLITQMLEKWLDGYRQMHPCPTLSDDEDEEDDEDE; encoded by the exons ATGACAGAGCTGTGTGTGAAGTGGTCGTGTGAGTACTGCACGTATGAAAACTGGCCGTCTGCTGTTAAGTGCACCATGTGCCGGGCGCAGCGGCCCAGTGCAACCATCATAACAGAGGAGCCGTTCCTGAGCGGTGCCGGACACCAGTGGGACCCCGTGGGCAACGACAGCCTGCTCATCTGCCCTGATTCCAGCGCCCGGCCCCGCGTCCGCCCAGCTGAGTCCTCCGAGCACAGCGGCAAATGGTCGTGTCAGGTGTGCACTTTCCTGAACTGGCCCAGAGCGATCCGCTGCACCCAGTGCCGCAGTGTCCGGCAGCGCCTGTGTAGCCCCACTGAAACCCCCCAGACGTCCAGGACCAGGCGGGGCCCCGCGGCCGGCCCTCCAGTGGATCCGTGTGAAGAATACAATGACCGGAACCGACTCAACACACGGACGCAGTGCTGGACCTGCTCGGCCTGCTCGTACGAGAACTGTCCCAAATCCTCTCGCTGCATGGTGTGTGACCACCCCAGACCCAACGACGCCTTCCAGCCGCGCGAGCCTGACGAGCCCTCGTCCCTGATTAACGAGCGGGGACCGCGGCCCTGAGCGCGGGGCGTGTGCAGCGGGGCGCAGCGGCACTCGTCTGCCTCCTCTAAACGTGAGGCGGAGCTGCAGATCGAGCTGGCCGCTGGAGCTCAGAGCGGGAAGGAGGAGATCGAGGTGGACTTCAAGAAGCTCAAACAGATCAAGAACCGCATGAGGAGAACAGACTGGCTGTTCCTCAACGCCTGCGCCG gtgtagtCGAAGGCGATCTGTCTGCGGTGGAGGCCTACAAGTCCTCAGGAGGAGACATCGCGCGTCAGCTGACCTCTGACGAGGTGCGTCTGCTCAACCGACCCTCAGCTTTCGACAGCGGCTTCACTCTCGTTCACCTCGCCATCCGCTTCCAGAGACAGGACATGCTGGCCATTCTGCTGACCGAG GTTTCCCAGCAGGCCGTCAAATGCATCCCAGCGATGGTTTGTCCTGAACTGACGGAGCAGATCCGCAGAGAGATCAGTGCAACACTGCACCAGCGCAAGGGAGACTTCAACTGCTACTTCCTGACAGACCTCGTCACATTCACCCTGCCGgcag ATATTGAAGATCTGCCTGCTGCCGTTCAGGAGAAGCTCTTTGATGAAATCCTCGACCGTGACGTCCAGAAGG agctgGAGGAGGAGTCTGCGGTCATTAACTGGTCTCTGGAGCTGGGCACGCGTCTGGACAGCCGTCTGTATGCTCTGTGGAACCGCACCGCTGGAGACTGTCTGCTGGACTCTGTTCTACAGGCCACATGGGGCATCTATGATAAAGACTCGGTGCTGAGGAAAGCTCTCCACGACAGTTTACACGACTGCTCTCactg gttctACTCGCGCTGGAAGGAGTGGGAATCGTGGTATTCTCAGAGTTTTGGGCTTCATTTCTCTCTGAGAGAAGAACAGTGGCAGGAGGACTGGGCCTTCATCCTCAGCCTCGCcagtcag CCCGGGGCGAGTTTGGAGCAGACTCATATATTTGTTCTGGCTCATATCCTGCGGCGGCCCATCATCGTTTACGGAGTCAAGTATTACAAGAGTTTCCGAGGAGAAACCTTAGGCTACACTCGATTTCAAG gtgtttaCCTGCCGTTGCTATGGGAACAGAGCTTCTGCTGGAAAAGTCCCATCGCTCTCGGTTACACAAGAGGTCACTTCTCTGCTCTCGTTGGCATGGAAACCGACGGCTACGATAACCGCGGCGCAGGCGCCAACCTCAACACTGACGATGACATCACCGTGACCTTCCTGCCGCTGGTGGACAGTGAGAGGAAGCTCCTGCAGATCCACTTCCTGTCAGCAcaagag atgggCAGCGAGGAGCAGCAGGAGCGTCTGCTCAGGGATTGGCTGGACTGCTGCGTGACGGACGGCGGGATGCTGGCGGCGATGCAGAAGAGCAGCAGACGCAGACATCACCCGCTCATCACACAGATGCTGGAGAAGTGGCTGGATGGGTACCGGCAGATGCACCCGTGTCCCACGCTCTCCGACGACGAGGACGAGGAGGACGACGAAGACGAGTGA